Genomic window (Roseivirga sp. 4D4):
ATCATCATCTTCTTTACCCTTGTTTTATTTTCACACTTTTTTCGTCTCTACATTCTCAGAAATAATTGGGTTGATTTAAGTATTCTTCAGCTGACGGTTCGCGTCTTAATTGGCGCTTTGATTGTAGCGATTGCCGCCCAAGGTATCATCCACATTTTTATCTACTCCATCCTCAAACTCGATGATTTATCAGCATTTAGCTGGGCAGCCTTTGGTGGGTACGTCTTTAGTGTCTATGTGGTACTTATGCTCTGGTCTACCATTTATTTCTTCATCAAAAACACGGAGAAAAATCGCAAAAATGAAATGGAGAAATTAGCCCTGAAAACTGACTTACAGGAAGCAGAGCTGATGATCCTGAAGAACCAGATCAATCCACATTTTTTATTCAATGCCCTGAACAATATCCGTTCTCTAATTCTATCAGATCAGAATCGAGCCAGGCAAATGGTCACCCACATTTCCGATCTCTTACGTTACTCTATTCAGTTCAATGCATCAGAAAAAGTCACTCTGAGCCAGGAAATGGATATTGTGCAGGACTACCTGCAATTAGAGTCTATTCAATTCAACGATCGGCTGGCCTATGTACTGAATATTGCAGACGAAACTCGGGAACTTAGTATTCCTCCTATGGCCATTCAACTACTTGTTGAAAACGCCATTAAACATGGTCTGTCTATTCAAAAGAATGGTGGATTTATTAGGATCGAATCGAGCAGAGAGGAAGACGCTCTGGTAATCAAAGTCACCAATACAGGTCAGTTAGGACAGAAACAAGGTCGTGAAGGGATTGGCCTCAAAAACCTGGTAGAGCGCATGAAGATTCTCTTTGGCCCATTCGCAAAATTCAGTCTGGAAAACTCGTCAAAAGACACCGTCACCGCTACACTCAATATACCTATCCAATGAAATCAATTATTGTAGACGACTCGCACCTCGCCAGGCAGGAACTCAAACACCTGCTAAAGACTTTTGATGACATTCGAGTAATCGGTGAAGCAGAAAATGCCGAGCAGGCAAAAGAGCTCATTGAGGAATTAAAACCTGAATTGGTATTTCTGGATATTCAAATGCCTGATAAAGATGGCTTCGGGCTTTTAGCAGAACTAGAAGATGTCCCTGAGATCATTTTTATCACCGCATTCGATGAGTATGCAATGAAAGCATTCGATCATAACGCGCTGGATTACCTTCAAAAACCAGTCAAAGAGGATCGCCTTTCCTTAGCCCTTGAAAAGGCTAGAGAAACCATAAAACTTCGTGCTGAACAAGAAGCAAAAAGCCAGCAACTGGGGCTTAATAATCAGGTATTTGTCAAAGACGGTGAGGCATGTTGGTTCGTAAGCTTAGCAGAAATCAGGGTGTTAGAAATCATGGGCAGCTACACACGCATTTACTTCAAAGATCAAAAACCGATGATCCCCCGATCGCTCAACTATATGGAAGGTCGCCTTGATCCAGAAGTATTCTTTCGGGCTAACCGACAGCAAATCATCAACCTTAAATACATCGAAAGAATTGAGCCCTGGTTCAGTGGCACCTTAAAAGTTTACTTAAAGGATGGTGAAGAAATAGAAGTATCTCGTAGACAAAGTATTAAATTCAGGGAGTTAATGAGCTTCTAATGTCAAGAACACATTTACTCCTCAGTTTACTTTTAGTCCTTAGCCTCGGTTGTCAACAAACCCTAGAAAAGGGTACAGAAAAGGACCTTATGACCACCCTTGACAAATTCAACCTGGCATTTGCCGAAGGAGATTTAGACTTCCTCGATCGGCATACGACAAGCGATTATCGGCATACCAACAATTCCAACAAAGCCTTTGGCAAAACCTCTTGGTTTGAATACCTCACTTCAAGAAAAGAAGACCTAAATAACGGTGTGCTTAATTTGCAACGCTATGAGATGTCTGAAATTGAGGTGCAGCTTTATGAGAACTCCGCTGTAATCACTGGGCTCATTTACACCAAAGGGAACCATTATTCAGAAGCCTTTGACCGACAATTGAGGGTTACCCACCTTTGGGTTTTTCAGGAGGGCATCTGGAAAAGGGCCGCCTTCCATGATACACCGATAGAATAGTCACATTAATCCATTTATTTCCTTGGGAAGCTTTTTCTTAAACTTTAATTTTCCCCAATGAACAGGGCGGAAATCATAGGAAAGCTAGAAGAGGTATATGGACGACTGAGCGATTTTCTTCTCGACCTTTCACAAGACGAGTACGAATATGCTCCCGAAGGCAAGTGGAACGCGGGCCAACAGGCAGAACATTTAAGCAAGAGTGTCAGAGCAGTCACCACTGGGCTAACGGTTCCAAAGCTCATGATCGGCTATAAGTTTGGAAAGGCAAATCGACCCAGCTTAGAATACCGCGAATTGGTAGAGAAATACCAGAATAAACTATCTGATTATGATGGTCCTGCTCCATCAGCCTATAGCCCGGGCAAGGTAAAATTTGTCAATGCCCAAAAGAACGTCAAGAACCTTCAAGATGCTATCCAAGCCATGATCAAAAGGCTAGATGGTTGGTCTGGGTCCGATATGGATAAGTATATCTTTCCACATCCGCTCATGGGCAAGATCACAGTGAGGGAAATGCTCTATTTTACAATTTATCATGCCGAACACCATCACGGTCTGATTCGAAGATATTTAAAAGGTGTCTAACATATGAAGAAGCTTTTAGCCTTTATTTTAACCATTCTTTCTTTCGGGCAAATGCAAGCACAGGAACAAAAGAAACCACTTCAGGTAGCCGTGATCGGTCTTACCCACACCCATGTGCATTGGATTTTAGGTCGTGAAGATCGAGGCGATATTGAAATCATAGGAATTGTTGAATCCAACAAGGATCTAGCCCAGCGTTATGCCGATCAACACGGGTATTCGATGGATATCGTCTATGATTCTATGGATGCATTAATGGAGAATAAATCGCCCGAGGCCGTTACTGCCTTTGGTACTATCTATGATCATCTTTCCGTGGTAGAATTCTTCGCTCCCAAAGGCATTCATGTCATGGTCGAAAAGCCCCTCGCGGTCAGCTTAGATCATGCTAAGAAAATGGAGGCCCTGGCCAAAAAACATAATATCCACTTACTGACTAACTACGAAACCACTTGGTATGGAAGCAATTTCAAAGCCTACGAAATGGTCCACGAAACGGATCAAATTGGTGATATAAGAAAGATAGTGGTGCATGATGGACATCCCGGACCAAAGGAGATCGGGGTCAATGAAGAGTTTTTAGAATGGCTGACCGACCCTAAACTCAACGGTGCCGGAGCCCTGACCGACTTTGGTTGCTACGGTGCCAATCTGGCCACCTGGCTCATGAAGGGGGAACGACCAGAATCTGTATTCGCTATTGCTCAAACCAACAAACCAGACTTATATCCAAAAGTCGATGATGAGGCTACCATCGTTCTGAAATATCCAAAGACCCAAGTCATTATACAGGCTTCTTGGAATTGGCCAGTTAGTCGAAAAGATATGGAAGTCTATGGTGTCAAAGGACAAGTAATTGCTGATAACGAATCCACACTTCGATATCGCTTGGGTGATGATAATGAAGAGGTGACACTGAAAGACCTCAGGAAAGAAAGTCCACTAGACGATCCATTCAGCCTATTGGCTGCCGTAGTTCGTGGCGATGTAAAGCCCTTGCCTACCGATTTATCAGCCCTCGAAAATAATATGGTGGTGATGGAAATCCTTCAGGCGGCCATGAAGAGCGCTAAAACTGGAAAATTGGTGAGGTTGAAATAAACCTCCCCTAACCCCTCCTTCATAAGGAGGGGAATGAATGAGTTCTGACTTACTTTAAGAATTTCAGGCAAACCGGAGTAGGTACTTCCGCCACAAAACCCGTTTCTGAAAGCATACCCGTTTCTTGATCAATCGCAAAGGTCACGATCGTGTCCGTATCCTGATTGGCGGCTAGCAGAAATCGGCCAGAAGGATCAATCTCAAAATCCCTTGGCGTTAAACCCAAGGTCGATTGCCTACCTACAGCTGACAGACCACCATTCTCATCAATAGAAAAAACAACGATCTCGTTCAGTTCTCCTCGGTTAGAGGTATAGAGAAACTTACCACTAGGGTGTACTTTGATGGCCGCACTGGCAGGTTCTCGATTGTCACCTTCTTGTTGCACGGAAATCATTTGGGTTGTTCTCCTCATGCGAACATCTTCTGATGTGCGATAAACTTCTACTGTGCCTATCAACTCATTCAACATATAGGCAACCTCCAAAGTAGGATGAAAAGCCAGGTGCCTTGGGCCTGACATCCTCGGAGAATTAGGATAATCACCTACGTAGTTCAGGGTTTGTGAGAGGGTATCCAATTCATATTCATAAGTTCTATCGGCCCCAAGGTCAACCGCAATTACCCAATCTTGGGTAGGATGTTGAATGATTTGATGCGCATGCGCTGCATCTTGTCGAGGATGTGTTGAACTCCCCTCGTGCTTCTTATAAGAGGTATAGTTTTCCAGCATTCCCTCCTCGTTGATGGGAAAGAGTGCCACGCTCCCACCTACATAGTTAGCAGCCATCACAAATTTTCCCGTATTGTCAATACTGACATAGCAAGGGTACTGCCCCATACTTCCAACTTCGTTTAAGTAACTAAGGCTGTGATCTTTAGGATTGTATTCCAGAGCCGTTAGGGAAGCGAATTCATCCTCACCCCCATTGAATTCATTGACTGCATAAACCCATTTGCCATTCTCATGCACCGCCAAATAAGACGGACTGATCAAGGCATCAGAAGTAGATAGATACCTGAGCGCCCCAGTCTCTTTGTTCATTTCATAGACATAAACTCCCTCGCCTTTCCCATCCACATGCCCTTCTTTCTGGGTATATGTTCCAATGAACAGAATTTCGACATTATCTGGCTTCTTCACCGCTTCCTCCTTATTAGATGACTGACAACTTGAGATTAAGAATAGACCGATTAAGGTCAGCAAGAAATGCTTCATGTTAGAGGCTTTTTAAAACTTTGATCAATTGATCCATATGGTCATCGGTGAAATCAAGGTGTGTCACAAAACGAATGAGCTGCGGCCCAAAACCGAAAGCATGGACGTCATGATCCGCTAGTTTTTTAATAAAGCTTTGATTGTCGTATTTATCCGTGAGCTTAAAGATCAGGATGTTGGTCTCGCATGGATATACCTCTTCCACATAATCCAAGCCTTTCAGGACCTCGGCAATTTCTTTCGCCTTCTTATGATCTTCTGCCAAACGTTTCACATGGTGATCCAATGCGTAAAGTCCCGCTGCTGCAATGTAACCGGCCTGTCTCCAGGCACCTCCCATTACTTTTCTGATCCGCTTAGCGCGCTTGATATCATCATGTCCTCCAAGGAGTAATGATCCTACAGGAGCACCCAAACCTTTAGACAGGCAAATAGAAATCGTATCGAAGACCTCTCCGTACGTTTTAGCCTTCTGGCCTGTAGCCACAAGTGCATTGAATAGCCTTGCTCCATCTAAATGCAAGGACAGGTTATGTTCATGGCAGGTTTCTCGGATCGCCCAAATCTCTTCAAAATCATAACAGCTCCCCCCACCCTTATTCATGGTGTTTTCCAGTGAAACCACTTTGGACACAGGCGCATGAATGTCGTCAGGTTGAATAGCAGCTTTGACATCTGCAGCGGTAATCAACCCCCTCTCTCCTTCTAATAAGCGAACAGAAACACCCGAGTTGGACATCAAGCCCCCACTTTCATACAGATAAATATGCGAGTACTTATGGCAGATCACTTCGTCTTGAAGCGTGGTATGCAAACGAATACCAATCTGATTCGTCATGGTACCGGAAGCGCAGTACAAGGCGGCATCCATTCCAAACATATGGGCTGCTCTCTGTTCGAGGGCCGTCACCGTTGGGTCTTCACCGAACATATCGTCCCCAACTTCGGCCGTCATCATAGCTTCTAGCATCTCAGGGGTAGGCTTGGTCAGCGTATCGCTTCTTAAATCAATCACCATTTAAAATATTTAAACTTTGAACTCGAACTGGGTCTTAAGGTTTCCAATACCTTTGCTGCTTCTATCGGTCGATCAGTAGCCAAAATATCAGCTCCTCGGTTCACAAAGCCCGCATATATACTATCGCCTCGGGCAATGGCCTTTCGATCCAAGTTACCCAGAACACCTAAAATAGCATAAATACCCTTGTCGTGCAGAAACTTATACAGAGAAGGTTCTGGCTCTGAAACACCCGTAAAGGCAATCATATTTTCATCAGGAATGCCAAGGTTCTTGTGCGCCTCATAGGCCGATAAATTACCAATGCCGACAGAGATCATAAGATCTGGATTCAAATCATACACAGTCTGTGCATCATTTGCAGAGTAGGTAATGATGGCGGCATAGTTTTCTGTTTCAGTTGCTACCACCAAATCAGTGACCATCTTAAAAGGAACCCCTCTCTTCACATCCAGGGTCAAAAGTGCTTTACCATCAGCCCAACGTAAAACTTCTTCTAGCGTAGGAATTTGATCCTCGGTAACAACCCCTTCATTATCCTTCAAACGAAGGCCTTTCAGTTCAGTCCAAGTCATGTCTCTCACCCTTCCAGTACCATTAGTTGTTCGGTCAAGTGTATTATCGTGCATCATCACCAAAACGGAATCAGAAGTCATCTCTATGTCGCATTCAATGACAGCTGGAGTATAGCTTAAGACATAATCAAAAGTGCGAATGGAGTTCTCAGGGTATCCAGGATAAGGACCTCCCCGATGTGCACTTACCATGGGTACACGATCTTCCGTCCATGAATAGAAATCTTTTGCGCCATACAGTACCATGGCCGCATCATTCATTCCTTTCAAATCGGACGTATCGGATATTTTATGATCAGAACTGCAACTGGCAGTGATTACAGCAAGAAAAAGGATAAAGAATAAATATTTGAAGGCGCGCATCAGACTAGTAGGGATCAGGAAAATGCATGAGCATGCAAGATAGTCTGAAGTGGCAATAAACGAAGCCCATTGATCAGAAAGTCATCCCCGATGCGGTAGACCATATGCCAACCGCACCGGTAATCTCCATTTAACCTAAACATATGAAGATCAGATGTCAAACATCTAAAATGACCGGACCGTCTGTCACTTTATGGGTGTGTAATCTCCTAAATGGCTCCTTAAACGTTGGAGCTCATCTCGAATTTCATCATGTAAAACGCGCGGCACTTCTTTTAAGTAGCCAGCAAAATGATTATCCAGCTTAATGATCATTTCGTTCTTGCTCTTCCTTCCTTTCTCGGTGAGTACCACGTGAAAGGATCTACCGTCTTCCTCATTCACAACCCTTTCAATCCATCCATTCTTTTCCATTCTCACGAGCATTCGCGAGATAGAAGGTAAATCCTGAAGTGTCACTCCACTGATTTGAGTAGGTGTGACACTTCCATGGTTCCACAGAATAATCAAGACCTGCCATTGCTCGGGAGTAACCCCATAAGCTTTTAACCCTCTAATCAGCTCCCTGTGAAACAACAGGTATGCGCGATATAGATTATAGCCGAGATTATTATTGAGATGAAAGAGAGCCTTACCGAAATCCATTTTTGGTGGTAAATCTGGGCGAAATATAGGCTAAAAAACTTGTCTAGACAAGTTTTTAGATGAAACTTTCGCTGATCTGGAAAGAATTTTTCTTAGAAATTCAATAGGTATCTATTCCTCACTTTTTAAATGAGTGAAAAGAGATTAGAAATGACTTGAAATGCTACTTTTCTGTAGAGCCAGACTCTAAATCGCTCAACTCTAAATTGAGGGCCCTAGTAGAGATTTGGGTCTCGATAAAGGATAAAACCAGCGATCCTAAGAGCAAAAACAGACTTAAACCGAAGATATAATCGGCTACTACTTGTCTGGATAAATACATCAGTACCATACTCAGTACACAACAGAAGAAACTGCCAATGCCCAAGGCCTGCATGTTCCGGATCAGCAAGAGCCGGGTCTTAAGGTTTTTAATTTGGCCAAGAACGGTTTCGGGCATATCAGGCATGTCTTTATAACGCTGCCTCAATCCTCTGGCCAAGGTAGCAAGAGCCACAAATCGATTGGTAAACGCCAATAGTAGTAGTGTAATCGCAGGAAAAAGTAAGGCGGGGGTTGAAATATCTATTTCCATATCGCTATTTCCTTTTGTCAGGGAACTTATGTTCAATCTTTTTCCACCCAAAATAGATCGTGCTTAATCCCGATAGGTAAAGAATGATCTTCGAGTAATAAATATCCATTTCGGTTAACCCGAGATCCAGTACATATAAACCCATCACTCCTACTGCTGTTAAAAACAGCCCCATCCAAAACAGTGAGTTCACTTGTTTTTCACTCATTTAGCAAAGATTGAGAAAAAAATTGAACCTGCTAAATCCAATCACCAAACCACTCCCGTATGTATGCCTGAAATCAAAATTCAGAACATATGAAAACGAAAATCACACAACTCGCACTGACCGCCTTATTAGTATTTGGCCTTCAGTCGGCTCACGCCCAGAGTACCGTCATGGTGGGTGGAGAAACGATGTATCCCAAGAAGAACATTATTGAGAATGCCGTTCAATCTAAGGACCATACCACTTTAGTTGCCGCTGTAAAAGCAGCCGGTTTGGTTGAAACGCTTCAAGGCGATGGACCATTTACAGTCTTTGCCCCTACTAATGCGGCCTTTGACAAACTGCCTGATGGAACGGTGGAAACGCTTGTAAAACCTGAGAATAAGGAGCTACTGACCAATGTCCTTACTTATCATGTGGTAGCAGGTAAGATGGATGCCAAGGCTTTGATGAAGGCCATCAAAAAAGGAAAAGGCATGGCGGAATTGAAAACCGTCAGTGGTGGAAAATTGATCGCCATGATGAATGGTGCCATGAACATTACACTCAAAGATGCCAAGGGTAACATCTCGAATATTTCTCTTTACGATGTCTACCAGTCCAATGGCGTCATCCATGTGATCGACACGGTCGTTATGCCGGGCTAGTCCAATAACCATTTAAACAAAATCATTTAACCCATTGAAAATTAACGCGATACAAATCGCGAACAGGAAAAATACATCCAAAAATCAAATACAATGAAACGAAAAATAACCTTTATGACGGCCCTTTTGGCCATTGCGACCAGCATCTACTTGATTGCTGCCGACCACAACGAAGCGCTTGGCGTGCAAGACACTGGGTCTGACATTGCCGATCTCTTTGCCTATCAAAGTCCGCAAAATTCCAACAATCTGGTTTTTGCTGCAACTGTACAAGGCTTACTCAGTCCGAGTGCAACTGCCAATGCGCAGTTTGACGAAAATGTGATGATAGAATTCAATATCGACAACGATGGAGATGCCATCGAAGACTTGGTCATCCAATGCATCTTTGAAAACGGACAAGTTTATGCGTACGGACCGTATGCTCCGATGTCTACTGGACTCAATAGCTCGATAGATACGAATGCTTCATTGGCTCAAGCCGATATCACTCCTTATGGCAGTAATGCTGTAGTGGGGTCGAACAACGGAGTAAGCGTTTTCGCAGGCCCCAGAGATGACCCATTCTTCTTTGATTTTGCTCAATTCGGTGCCATTCTCGGAGGTAATGCTACATCATTTAATGACCCTGGTAACGACTCTTTCGCAGGCACCAATGTCTTAGCCGTGGTAGTTGAGGTACCAAAATCCATGGTAGGCACCGGAGACTCTATTAACACCTGGGTCGAAACCAAACGCAAGCAATAATCTTCACTTCTAAAACGAATTAAAATGAAATTTATAAAAGTAAATAAACTCGTTGCGCTCCTGTTTATGGGCGCACTAACCATCGGTTTCACCTCATGTGATAACGATGATGACAATACACCTGATATAGCCGCAGTCTATGCACAGGAAGATCAAATGGGCCGCCCTGCAATCAATACCGTATTTATTCAGGGCGCTAGAAAAGACATCTTTAACGTGACCATTCCATCGCAGATGGGCGCTGCGTTTAGCACTGAAATGCAAGATCGACTTTTGGCCTTGAATGCTGGTTATTCCACGAATGCCCTTGGACTCGATGCATCAACATTCATCGGAGTACTAGCTACTGATGTATTGACCGTATCACTTACAGGCACTACAACTTTCTTTGACGGGACAAATGTTTTGACTGGGAGAACACTTTCGGATGACGTCATCTCTACTGAACTCTTATTGATCTTCGGTGGACCTGATGGCACCGCAAATCCTGGCTTAACAGACGACCATGTTGATGGTAATGATAAGCCATTTCTTAACACATTCCCCTACCTGGCAAGCCCTTGGTAGTTGATCATTTTCATACAATCATATGCGACTCAGTCTTCCCTTATGGGGAAGTGCTGGGCCGCTAAAAAAATCTCACCATGAAATCATTACTCACAATTATACTCACAGGCCTCCTACTTGCTTCCTGCCAACAAAGCCCGAAGTCAATAGCAGAGGCTACAGATTACGACACCTTATTATCGGCTGCTGCTACAAAAAGCCGAGACCTTAATGCCGACATAGAGTTTTGGCAAGACAGACTAGAAAAGTCTCCTCAAAGCCATATGAACCTCAATCAGCTAGCAGGCCTTTATAGCAAACGGTTTAGAGCCGGTGGTTTGATCCATGACCTACACATTTCAGATAGTCTTTACCAAAAGTCTTTAGCACTAAATCCATTCAATAAGGCAGCCACTTATAGAGCTCTGAGTGCCAATGCGGTCACGCAACATGAATTCCCAAAAGCAAAGATGTATGCACTCAAGGCCATAGATGCTGGCGAAGACCAAGCCGCCTCTTACTATATGCTTTTCGATGCCTTGATGGAATTAGGAGAGTTTGAAACCGCAGAGGGTATCTTGAATCGTCAACTGAGCAAAAACTCCTTTGACTATCTGACCAGAGCTTCCAAGTTCGCGGATCATCAAGGTGACCTGGATAAAGCCATTGAACTTATGGAGATGGCTTATGAAAGAGTAAAGTTCGACAATTCGATCATGAGTTGGAGCATTTCGAATCTTGGAGACATGTATGGTCATGCAGGCAGAATTGAGGATTCTTACCAAGCCTATCTCAAGGTACTGAATCACCATCCCCAACACTGGCATTCTTGGAAAGGATTGGCATGGATCAACTTTGCTCATGATCAAAATGTGAATGAAGCAAAACGGATTCTTCGCCATATCGATGAAAACAGCAATGATCCACAGGTAAAACTCATGCTCGCAGAAATTGCCGACTATGAAGGCTTGGGGAATGAGAGCCTGCAATTAAAGCAAGCCTTTTTTGAGCAGGCCTCCTCTCCAAAATACATGGGTATGCACAATAAATACCTCATTCTATTGGCCAGCGAGGATTTAAAAATGAACGCTCAGGCCATCGCAGCAGCTGAAAAGGAGCAGGAAAAGCGACCTACACCTCAAATGTATGACCTGCTGGCCTGGACCTACTTCCAAAACGGTGAATTAGAAAAGGCCCTCAAAATTGCCAGCCTATTCGTAGATGGTCAGTCCTCCGAACCCGAGGTTCTTTATCATCTGGGCCTCATTTATAAAAGGAATGGGCAAGATCGCAAGGGTAATAAATTCTTGAAAGAAGCCTTAGAAAGTGAATATGAGCTGGGGCCTCTCACGACCAAGCACATCAAGGAAAACCTTAAAAGCTAGTGAAAATGAGATCCTACATCTTAACACTTTGTATTGCCCTATTTGGTTTTCAGGCCCTAGCACAAAAAGGCCAAGTCACCGGTACAATAGTCGATGCTCAAGGGGAACCCTTGGTAGGTGCTAATGTCGTGTTAGTTGAAGCAGCACAGGGAAGCCCGACCGACAGAATGGGTAAGTTCTATTTGAACAATGTCGATAGTGGCAAATACCAATTGCAAGTGAGCTTTATCGGGTTCGAAAAGTATACCGAAGAGATCATCATCAACGATCGGGAAAAGACTGAGATTGAAGTGACTTTATCACGCGCCAATCTAGAACTGAAGGATGTTCGGATAATGCCAGGTTTGGACCAAAACCAATCTCAGATATCAGCAATTGACATCGGCTTAAGACCTATCAAGTCTTCACAGGATGTCCTGCAAATCGTTCCAGGACTTTTCATTGCGCAACATGCAGGAGGTGGAAAGGCAGAACAGATATTCTTAAGAGGTTTCGATATCGATCATGGTACTGACATTGCGCTAACGGTAGATGGTATGCCGGTGAATATGGTTTCTCATGCGCATGGTCAAGGCTATTCAGACCTACACTTTGTGATTCCTGAGACCATTGAAAGAGTGGCTTTTGACAAGGGGCCTTATTATACGGATCAAGGCAATTTGAATACAGCAGGCTTTGCAGCCTTTTCAACCAAAAAGCGAATCAGCGAGAGTTCAATTAAGCTTGAAGGAGGTCAGTTCAATACCTTTCGCGGTGTTGGTTTATTCAACCTTATCACTCCATCAAACGAGAAGTATGCGCCAAGCTTATATTTAGCTAGCGAGTACTCCATCTCTGATGGCTACTTTGAAAGTCCACAAAACTTTAACCGGTTCAACTCACTCTTAAAGTTCAACCAGCGGCTAAACGATCGAAATACGCTTGAAATCTCCGCTTCTGCCTTTAGCAGTCGCTGGAGCGCATCAGGACAAATCCCTCAGCGGGCCATTGATAGCGGTCGAATATCAAGATTTGGGGCTATTGATGATACGGAAGGTGGAAAGACGAGCCGATACAATCTCAATGCTCAGTTGGTTTCTGAATTCAACGATGGTTCGTTTATTGAGAACCAGATATTCTTATCGCGATATGATTTTAACCTGGTTTCCAATTTTACATTCTTCTTGAACGATCCCGTTTTCGGAGACCAGATTACCCAATCAGAGAAGCGAACCATGTTGGGTAGTAGACATACTTATTGGACTGATTGGTCCCTTCTTGGACGCGATGCCTCTACTGAATTGGGAATAGGATTTCGACACGATATCATCGATGACAATCGCCTGTCCAGAACTTTTCAGAAGAACACAATTCTTGAGGATTTGGCCTTCGGAGACATCAGAGAAACCAACCTTTATCTCTTTGCCGAAGAGCAAGTGAGTTTGACAAACAAATTGGAACTCACCACAGGAGTACGATATGATTGGTTTAGTTTTAGCTATGCCGATAAACTCGCAACATCACAACCTGATGTAAATCAAGGCATCTTCAGTCCTAAGCTCAAATTGAGCTATACTGTCAATCCCAGCCTTAATTTGTTCGTCAAATCAGGTGTTGGTTTTCATTCTAATGATTCACGTGTAGTAGTGGCAAGGTCTGGCGAACAGATTTTACCTAAGGCCTATGGTCTGGATGTCGGATCCATCTGGAAACCTTCAGACAAGCTATTAGTGAATCTGGCTTTTTGGAGACTAAATCTAGATCAGGAATTTGTTTACGTAGGTGATGAAGGCATAGTCGAGGCAGGAGGCAAAACCACCAGACAAGGCATTGAACTTGGGCTTCGCTATCAGTTTACTCCAGGCCTTTATGCCAGTATGGATGTCAACTATACTGATCCTCGTTCAGTAGAGGAAGCAGAAGGTCAACAGTATATTCCATTGGCTCCAACTTTTACCAGCATCGGAAGCATCATTTATGACACTAAGAAAAGGTTCAGTGGCAGTCTAAGTTATCGACTGTTGGGGGATAGATCCGCCAACGAAGATAGGTCCTTGATAGCTGATGGATACTTCTTATTAGACATGACCATGAACTATCGGGTCGGACGCTTTGATATTGGGCTCTCGATCGAGAACCTATTAAACAGAGAATGGAAGGAAGCACAATT
Coding sequences:
- a CDS encoding DinB family protein — protein: MNRAEIIGKLEEVYGRLSDFLLDLSQDEYEYAPEGKWNAGQQAEHLSKSVRAVTTGLTVPKLMIGYKFGKANRPSLEYRELVEKYQNKLSDYDGPAPSAYSPGKVKFVNAQKNVKNLQDAIQAMIKRLDGWSGSDMDKYIFPHPLMGKITVREMLYFTIYHAEHHHGLIRRYLKGV
- a CDS encoding nuclear transport factor 2 family protein; translated protein: MSRTHLLLSLLLVLSLGCQQTLEKGTEKDLMTTLDKFNLAFAEGDLDFLDRHTTSDYRHTNNSNKAFGKTSWFEYLTSRKEDLNNGVLNLQRYEMSEIEVQLYENSAVITGLIYTKGNHYSEAFDRQLRVTHLWVFQEGIWKRAAFHDTPIE
- a CDS encoding LytR/AlgR family response regulator transcription factor codes for the protein MKSIIVDDSHLARQELKHLLKTFDDIRVIGEAENAEQAKELIEELKPELVFLDIQMPDKDGFGLLAELEDVPEIIFITAFDEYAMKAFDHNALDYLQKPVKEDRLSLALEKARETIKLRAEQEAKSQQLGLNNQVFVKDGEACWFVSLAEIRVLEIMGSYTRIYFKDQKPMIPRSLNYMEGRLDPEVFFRANRQQIINLKYIERIEPWFSGTLKVYLKDGEEIEVSRRQSIKFRELMSF
- a CDS encoding sensor histidine kinase, whose translation is MNKKLVYWLCQIGGWLLYIAFSTAMIVIFGGLGAITQSAILLQIIIFFTLVLFSHFFRLYILRNNWVDLSILQLTVRVLIGALIVAIAAQGIIHIFIYSILKLDDLSAFSWAAFGGYVFSVYVVLMLWSTIYFFIKNTEKNRKNEMEKLALKTDLQEAELMILKNQINPHFLFNALNNIRSLILSDQNRARQMVTHISDLLRYSIQFNASEKVTLSQEMDIVQDYLQLESIQFNDRLAYVLNIADETRELSIPPMAIQLLVENAIKHGLSIQKNGGFIRIESSREEDALVIKVTNTGQLGQKQGREGIGLKNLVERMKILFGPFAKFSLENSSKDTVTATLNIPIQ
- a CDS encoding Gfo/Idh/MocA family protein, producing the protein MKKLLAFILTILSFGQMQAQEQKKPLQVAVIGLTHTHVHWILGREDRGDIEIIGIVESNKDLAQRYADQHGYSMDIVYDSMDALMENKSPEAVTAFGTIYDHLSVVEFFAPKGIHVMVEKPLAVSLDHAKKMEALAKKHNIHLLTNYETTWYGSNFKAYEMVHETDQIGDIRKIVVHDGHPGPKEIGVNEEFLEWLTDPKLNGAGALTDFGCYGANLATWLMKGERPESVFAIAQTNKPDLYPKVDDEATIVLKYPKTQVIIQASWNWPVSRKDMEVYGVKGQVIADNESTLRYRLGDDNEEVTLKDLRKESPLDDPFSLLAAVVRGDVKPLPTDLSALENNMVVMEILQAAMKSAKTGKLVRLK
- a CDS encoding lactonase family protein; translation: MKHFLLTLIGLFLISSCQSSNKEEAVKKPDNVEILFIGTYTQKEGHVDGKGEGVYVYEMNKETGALRYLSTSDALISPSYLAVHENGKWVYAVNEFNGGEDEFASLTALEYNPKDHSLSYLNEVGSMGQYPCYVSIDNTGKFVMAANYVGGSVALFPINEEGMLENYTSYKKHEGSSTHPRQDAAHAHQIIQHPTQDWVIAVDLGADRTYEYELDTLSQTLNYVGDYPNSPRMSGPRHLAFHPTLEVAYMLNELIGTVEVYRTSEDVRMRRTTQMISVQQEGDNREPASAAIKVHPSGKFLYTSNRGELNEIVVFSIDENGGLSAVGRQSTLGLTPRDFEIDPSGRFLLAANQDTDTIVTFAIDQETGMLSETGFVAEVPTPVCLKFLK